The sequence below is a genomic window from Phoenix dactylifera cultivar Barhee BC4 chromosome 16, palm_55x_up_171113_PBpolish2nd_filt_p, whole genome shotgun sequence.
ACATATGGCATGCCTTGAATTAATATGGGTGTTCAATTATTTTTGTTCTACTCCAAACCATTTAGAAAGGGTGGGCCTTAATTCAATGGAAAGATTGCTCCACTATGACTTGAgtgtcatgggtttgaaacatgaaaatagcctcTTCGTACGTGGGGGTAAGACTGTGTACATCCCACCCTCTCCAGAGCCCATAGTGGCGAGAGCCTCAAACACTTGGATGCCCTTTTATCAAACCATTCAAAAAGGCGACTGTGTTCAAAACTTTCTAGATCTTTAATCTAGCAAATTTGGCCCTCATATGTTGAAGCCTACATAAAGGATTATCTGATAAAAAATTGAACCTTATGTCCAATCATAGGTAAGATAAGTTCCTTTCACTAGTCATTATACATGAAAAGAGTGTGGAATATTCTAGACACTACATTAGAGTTGGCTGATATGGACCTACCTCTATCTCATTTGAAACTGAGGATAACATGGCAAACTTAATAGACTAAAAGATAAACGAGTGAGAGCAACCTAATTTAATGATGAAGTATATATGCAACATATGCATTGATATTTTTGGAGTGCATCTTTCTTAAGGACAACCTTTTAGTACTTTCTCATCTATGCCTTAAGGTCCTAAAAGCCATAGCATGAAAGAACGTTTCTTGTCTTGTCTATTGGGTATTTATAGGGGTGTGATTGACCCATCTCAGCTTGAAATTAAGTTTGAGCCTGAAGTTTGAGTGCAAGCTTAACTCATGTATTATTTGATTGAGCTTTTGAGCCTCTAATCTTGAACTGAGGTGAATACGAGCCTATTCCAATCAGCTTGATAACCTTAAAATTGAGCAAACATTGGTTCAAATTCCTATCAAGATTGAGCCGAGTTCAAGCTTCAATAAAGGTTTtatttgattctaaatatttatatagaCCACTAATCAAAACCTTAGTCATGAACCATAGAATCAACTGGAAACAGAATATaatatcaaaaatattatttatcataCGTTttattcaattatgtgccataaACATTAGcctatttgatttattctagtgGTTGATAGCACATGCATTTATATACATCTTAAGGAAAAATGCCACCCCTTCCCCAAACACACACATGAAAGGGCTTTTCTAACCCCTGCAAATATAGTTTATTGCAGATTTACCCTCTGAAAAGTGAAAAATCACTATTTgcatatatgtttatatataccttaaattatttttttgcacCAATTCCCCTTCTATTAGATTTTTGACTAATGGTTTTAATAAATACTGTTTCAAGTGTAGAATGAAAATATTATCCTTTTGCATTAATGCCGCTGAAAAAATTGAACATTCAGTTTACATTGTGAAGTGCTATGTTTTTGTTTCAGCAAAAAAAGAGCTATGATTTTGCATAAATTATTCAGGGGTATCAGTGCAAAAGGGAATAAAGTTATTTCATATTTAACATGATTATTCATTAACATGTCAGCCATCATTGCAAAAATAAGATGATTTGAGGGCTATATATGTAAATAATGATTTTCAAGGGTACATTCTCAATAAGATGAGCCTGATCAAGCCAGTTTTTTTGTTATGCTTGATTTGGAATTAGTTTTGAGTCTAAGAACTGAATCCAAGCTTGGCTCAACATTGAATTGGGCCTAATTGAGCTTATATTCAAGTCAAGCTCAAGTAAAACTTGAGCTGCTAGGATCAATTGACAGCCCTAGTGCTATGTAGACTGGTAAAATTGAACTTGGTCTTCATTTCAGTAATACAATTTTAACTTTTCTGTGCAGTTAATGTCTATGTTCCAAAAGATAGAGTTACAAATCTTCATCAAGGATATGGATTCGTGGAGTTTCGGAGTGAAGAAGATGCAGATTATGTAAGCATTGCACACATGTTCGTTTCTCTTTTGTCTGTTTTTCCTGCATTCATATTTTGTTTTTATTCATGTAGCTTTAATTTGCTGGTGCTTTCAAGCTGTATATTATCGCCAACGATGAGGACTCCTTTTTTGGTTTAACTTTTTGCAGGCTATCAAGATTTTGAACATGATCAAACTATATGGAAAGCCAATACGTGTAAATAAGGTGCAATTGATTTCTGTTTTCCTATATCACTCCTCATTTTGGTGATCTTCATGTTTTTTAAatcaatattatatatgtatattttttcagCAACTTGTTAAACATTAAGCTTCTTAGAGGAAAAAATCCACTTAAAATGGAGCatttagaatttttttgacTCTCTGACTCCCATATGGGGACCAAGCTGTCCTTTTTCCTCTTCGAAGTTGCCACTCATGTTCTTATTTTTCCCTTCAATTATACCATTTTTAAATGGTGGAGACTATTAAATgcatttgttttcctttttctttattcaACCTATCTCTCTTAAAAGCATGATTCGCTGTACTGGCCCGAACCGGATGGTATGgagcataccataccataccggttcGATACCGGTACATGGTACAGGAGGCGTACCAGCACTAAGTACGCCGAAAAGATTCTGTACCGTACCGTAACAATGCAATGCTAGCGTTGAACCTTTGATGCGCGAGGAACTGTCTGAAAGTGAAAGGCATCATTGGTAGGCGGCCAAGCGAACATTCCTGTGTGATTGGGGATAGGTAGGCGCAGTGGTACGGGGTCCAATACCGAGTCGCCGAACCTTGGTAAAAAGTACATCAAGTTAGGAAATTTATCCAAATCTAATATGCATTATTGTCACGATCATGGTAAATCATGTGCAACTGCTTGCTATATGGTTCCTTTCAGTTTGATACACTGAATATGATGGATCAATAGTGCATGCAAATACTTCAATGTTTGTTGCTTTCACATGAACTTCTTGgtgcttcttgtttttctgtgaTTATCTCACAGTACTATGGCAATATATATTGGCTCGAATGATTTTGCAAGCCAACACTGGTTGAAAACCTGTATATACAGAATTTGCATCCTATGTTCAAGCCATGGTGTAAGAAATTGCTAAAATTCTCCACCTAAAGTCATGCAGCCTCATTTCATTAAGAGAATTTTCCACATGCGCTAGGTTTTCCAGGCAATGCTAAGCATGCTGTAAGGAATGTCTGCAGAATTATGCAGCAGCTTAGATGCTTATGTGCTGGGGTATTTCAAATTGCATGagctttttcaaaaaagaaaagaaatgatgcCTTCTGATGGTGGATAACATTCATATCCTATGCCCATAAGAACTACCAACTTTTGCTACACGTTTAagtgattttattttctttcaattGAACCTTTCCTGACTAAATCATATCCTTTTGCCCTATATGTCATGAAGAATATCAAACTTTATCTGAACGTCCCAATGAATTAAGATGTTTCTACATATTCCATTTCTAtcagtttatatttttttttaaatatcctGTTTCTTCTGAATTTCTTCCCAGTTTTGTCAAACTACGTCACTGTCACTAGGTTTTTAACTACACTAGCCGGGTTTGCCAAATAGTTATCTTCCAAACCAGTCACTAATTATCTGGTTTTAGTCATTTGGTTTCTGTTAGCTGCTGTTTGCAAATCACTTGTTACCCTACTCTGAGTTTCTGGAACTGCCTCTCTCTTCATTAAAACATACCTAGGTAGGGACATATATCCTTTTATTTTCCTTGTTTTTTGGTTCTGCTGAGGCTAAAAACTGCACCCTGCCCTCACTACATTGGGGTATGGACATACTGTCTTGCCATCTATGTCCACTGAAATGAATAGTTGAGGAGGTTTTCACATTAAGACCCCTGATAGAAACTGCTTGATGTCCTTCCTTGTCACCTACGCTACTGCATAATGGCAATTGTTCTGTTGTCCATGTCTACAAAATTTCTGGCAAATAATCCCCTACAGGAACTGTCTCTATGCATTAAGAGACAGTTATTTTCCACAAGATAACACCTAGATTATTCATTTAATGTTTTTCCTATTTCAGGCTTCCCAAGACAAGAAAAGCTTGGACGTGGGAGCAAACCTTTTTATTGGTAATCTTGACCCGGTAAAAGTCTTTTCCATCCATAATTTAAACACACAGACATCCATGTGATATTTCTTGATTTGATGTATGTTTCTTGTTATTTGCTGCAGGATGTAGACGagaaacttctttatgatactTTCAGTGCATTCGGAGTTATTGTGACTAATCCTAAGGTGATGCCTTCTTTAACTATTCTCATTGGCGAAATTTTAATTCAATGTGATTTCATATTTGGAGGAAAATTACAACATGAATTGATAATTGAGTTAGTAGTTTGATAATTTGCTGCATTCCTGTTAGTAATAACATGCCATGCGTGTGTGCAATAAATGATTGACAAAGGAATCTTGGAAAAAAGATGTACAATCTTCTATTGGTTTAGAAGCTGAATGCTTATTTGTgcaatgaaaatattttatttgtaaGCCAAAATTTTCAGGCTAGAAatcttcttttaattttattagtaTAACTCTTATGTTCACAAAATGACTTGTCAAATTAGTCTatgctaattatttttttagtagAATAACTGCTTTCAATTAAAATCCTCATTTGTTGCTTATCTTGGGGTTACAGTATTTCAGGAACTAATTTATGATAGTTGAGTTTTAAGTTTGATCAGTatgtcttttctctctctctctctttctctctcatccATCTCTCTTCTCTCTGAAACAGAATGAACATTCTTAGTGTGAAATCTTTCTAACATTGTCTTGAAATGATTGCACGGACACAGTTTGATTTTCAAAGGTGATGCTTGTGGACAGTGTTTTGAAATCTTTACATTTCAGAAATAAGATGGGATTATATTGCAAATTTTCTATGCTTTAAATAAACTTAGTTTCGAACTTTCAATGATGTGTGATTGGCAAATCTCTTTCTATAAAACCAGCCAACCATAAGAGTTAAAAGTTCATGCTACCAAAATGCTAGAGTCCATCCTTTCAGAAGCTTGAAAGACATTCCCAATGTTTATGGAGATCATCAAATTTTCTTATAGCATTAGGATGCCTATGTTGTTGGTTCAACACTATTTAATACTGGCTGTTTACATTCTTCGTTCCATGTATTGTGATGCCTATTTTTTGTTAGTTTTGACTACATTTGTATTATCCCAGATTCCCAAACTTGGGCTGGCCTACCTGTTTTATGGGCCAATGACTAGATATGTAGAATTTCTAGGTTTGGCTGGTACATTTCAATTGCATGTTGGACTGGGTTTGTGTATTATGTTGGAGCAACTCACCTAAAGTTGAACCTAGGAGTACTCAAGGTTGAGCCAAGTCATGTGTGTCTCTACTTATCCTTACATGTGAGTGTGCTCAACCGAAGCCTTTGCAAGCTAGGAATATGGAGCTAAAAGAAGACCCAAATGGATGAAGGGAATTTGTGTTCCCTTAATCTAAAATGGCACAAGGAATGTGTGTTAGAGTGCATTTGGTAACAAGTTTAACACCATAACTTAGCGATCCTTTCTTGTAAGCCCATTCAGGTTTACACTATTGATGGATTGAAATTTATTGACCTATATTTGTTAAGAGTAGTCACTATGACTACATTTGTTGTGAAATTACTCCCTGATGTAGTTAGCATGAAAACCGTTGGCCAAATAGAGTGGAGAGAGTCAGAGAAAGAGAATGTCTTATGGAGTTGATGTTGGGATTACCTCCAATGACATAACTGTCACGCCCCCGACCTAAAAGCATGTGCTGAGGAATGTGGCAAATTCAAAGAGCTGGCCCCTCCTTCCCCCGTAATCCCAAAATACACACAATCCAATATTCCATTGTATTTAGGATTACTAGGTGCCCCAACTCCAATAGAGCTGGCCCCTCCTTCCTGTTTTTCAGGAAACCATATATGAACATGAATTGTGGGAATATTAGGCCACCAATCACTGCAACTGTTCTATTGGCTCTGTAGTAACTTCCCTTATATTTCCCTCATCATAATCGAATTCTAATGTACTTTAAGACTCTTCCTGCTATTTATCCCAATTCAAAGCACTGGCCTCACCAAATCTTAACAATAAAATAGAAAACAGGGAACAATCTCAAATACCTAAATTCCACATTCCAACTTCTATTCAGAAATATCctcaaaaaaaaacttctataaaaaaaaagtctCAACCCCAACACAAAAACAGTGGCAAGAATAACCCTCTTGGGTATCAGTATGGTGCAGTCAGAATATGATAGTaggttttttttattaaaactcTTAGTCATTGGTGAATGATCGTTTCTTTCAAGCTCAAGAGTCAAAGACTCAAAACTCAGATCCCTGCGGTAGGTCTGAATCATAAGATTATTCATTCTTGTTCAACGGATCTTTGACATATTATCCGATAAAAAGGTAACTGGCTCTTTCATTGCATCATATAGATTCTTTTCCCCAGAAAATTGTATACTAGCTATAAGTTGAATATCATTAATATGAATCTCTATGATACTAGATACtttgctgattttttttaattaagtaaATACttgtttttggaaaaaaattggtTATGCTGTCGTGTTTCTTGAATATTAAATAAGCTTTTCTATGCTTTTCTCTAAATTATTCTTTACTTGAAAGAACCTCTTGCTTTTGTCCAATATATAGCAAACAAAGACTGTCTATtctttttttgtcaaaaaaggAAGGAGGCTAGGTCCACCCGCTTCATTAAGAAAATGAAGAGCATTGCAAACACTATTATATTCAATGTTTACCAGTAAAAAGTACTTTATCCATTCAAATTACATCCTTGGATCACAGTTTCATGCACATAAATATAACGAGTCTAGTACATAAAAGCATGCAAAGAACTCTATTATTTGTATCACCCAACAATAGATGTAAACTCATATTTACGTATTAATCGATACATTATAGTTATATGTGAGCGCATTCCTAGGACTAATCTTGCTTCTAGGATAAGCATGAAAATGTAGCTTGAACTCAGCTTGCTTTTAATAATGAGCTTGGAGAGGCAGTTTAGAGCTTTAGTTGTACATATTTtcccttcaaaattttaatattttgttaGGTTAAAAATGTTATTATTATTAGAGGAAGCTTTGATATTTCTCAAGGTGATTTGCTTCCCCAGGGGTTAAGCCCTGGGTCCACCCCTGGGGATCTGATGGTGCTTAAGCCAAAGGAAGGTGTGGATTGTATTGACTGACAAGTAAAACTGAGTAAAATTTATATGTTCTTTCCCACTATAATCCCCTTTTCCACTTTTCTGGAGGCAAGCTGTCttcaatattttatcatatgttTCTTTATGTTCACTATCATGGATTCCATTGCATGGAGACCCCTCTTTTTAGTTGCTTTTGCTTTTACATCTGCCCTTTGACAATGCAAACAgaatatttcttttcttcttaccTGTTCAGATAATGCGGGATCCTGAAACTGGAAATTCACGAGGTTTTGGCTTTATTAGCTATGATTCTTTTGAGACATCTGATGCAGCAATAGAGGTAATTTCTCTGAATTCATTTAAATTACTAAGCATATTCTGAATGAAATGTGCCTTATATTTTATGCaagttatttgattttttttttttggctgaatgATACTTTAGGTGTTAGGGCTTTCTGCTGCTTTCacatcttattttctttttttttttcttctgcttGTGTTGTTTGTCTATCCAGGCTATGAATGGTCAATACCTTTGTAACCGGCAAATTACGGTTTCCTATGCATATAAAAAAGACACTAAAGGAGAACGTCATGGCACTCCAGCAGGTATGTTTCTTCCGTCTCCAAAAGTTAGGGTCTGGCCAGCAATGGAATAGGTTCTCATCATGAAAACCTTTTGATCATTATTCCATGAATCCTGAAATGATGTCTTTATGTATTGTTTCGCATTATGCAGAGCGAATTCTAGCTTCAAGCAACCCAGCAGCTCAGAAGAACCGGCCACACACCCTATTTGCAAGTGGCCCACCAACGCTCCCCAATGGTCCTCAGGCGAACGGTCCTGCTGGCGCACCAATTCCTCCGCGACCTTATGCCAATGGTGCGATGCCACCAGTTCGGCCTCCACCACCGATGGGCCAGTTTCCGCCCCCGCTGCAGATGGCAGGGCCTCCATCATGGCCTGGCCAACCACAACCACCCAGCCAGCCCATTCCACCACCCAGCATGCCGCCGCCGCAGCTCCAGCAGTTCAGGCCTCCGATGCAACCTCCACCTACAGGCATGATGAGGctgccgccaccgccgccgccttcTTCTGGGGTAGGTGTGCCACCGCCAGCTATGTGGAGGCCACCCCCACCACCTCAACAGTTTGGTGCAAGACTGACGATGCCCATGCTTCAGATGTCCATgccgccaccgccgccaccaAATGCTTCAGCCCCTGGTGCTCCAAATTCTACAGGATGAGTTGCCGGAAGCACAGGCTAAGGAAATTGGTATGGATGATTATGCGCATTTGGGCTTTTGGAATGTTACGGGGCTAAACTAATGAAAGTATTGTACAACTGAAATATGAGGGAGAGCCTGCTGAACAAAGAGGTATAAAGTGTGATGAGAATTTTTTTGGCTTGTGTCTGTGTCAAGATCTATCATCCTCGGATAAGGTGATGCGACAGTATGATGTAGATTCGAGGGTCACTCACgctatttaagaaaaaaaaagaacttggtTTTGAATTCATGCGTTGCATTTACGCTTATAGACTGCATCAAGTCAACAATGTTGCTTCAGATTGGCTGGCGGTGAATCTCCTCCAGGCCGGGTGTAAAAACTTTCCATCGCTTAAACGCGTGGCAGGGTTTAGTTGGTTGATGTTGACGGCACGGTCACCTACTCTTTCTTTCCTGTTAAGGCCTTCTTTCCAGCCTAAAATCGGTGAAAAGTGATATTCTGATAAGAAATGAAGACTGGTCTAACTTTTTCCTACATTTATGTGCCTCTTAAAGAATGAATCACGCATTGGATGCCGTGCGTTATCTTCGAGTTGGGTCAACCCCATCATCCTCATCACTATCTCATCTATAAAAAATGAATGTAAAATGTATGATCCATGTGAAACTCCCTTCTGTTAAGTATCATCATAATTAAGTTGTATAAGAAAATACGCAATTGCCAAAAAAATACTCGTTCAAAATGGACCTATTGTAAGCAGTCATTTCCAAATGCCCATctaacatgatgatatgtttattAAGACCTATTGGAGATTTACATTGGCTCAGATTCCTCAAAACAAGGTTTCACATTACtagaaataaataagaaaagttttaGGAAATCAAGAAGGTGCTCTCATTGATGCCCTCATATTCTACTCAAGGGAATTTTCATCAAACTATTCATCACTCATCATTATTCAGCATGTTGCAATAACAATACATGTCCCTCGCGCTTAGATTTCCTGACAAACTGGAGTAAATTTCGAAAGAATAGAACACACATATGAAAGCGAAGCATCTTTAGAGTAACAAAAGTCGCATGATAGCTTTGAAAGCTAATATCTTAAAATCTAGATACACAAAAGTTGCATCATAGCTTCATTGAaagttaatttattaaaatctaGATACACACATACACCAAGACCAACACAACTTGCAGATAGAGTTGCGTGTTTCCCTACTTTTACATTGCTTTCTAACTACAGAAAGTGGGGTCAGCATAACCACACCCCAATCTAGTTTACAAACACGTAGGGTACTGAAACTTTGCAGGACCACAGAGAAATAAATACCAATCAGCGGGGAAGGCACACAGATGGAGGCCCACACGATCAATTATTAGACTAACCTCCTCCCCTGCTTCTATTATTGCATCCATTCCATGCGAAAGAAGAAACACGCATCGAATCCTATCAACCTACCTCCTCCATCAAGGAACGCATCATCTCTCTTAGAAAAGCTAAAAGGAAAAGACCACCGTCTTTTATTCTTCCCTCCAGCTAACGCTTTCTCCTGCCACTTCCGATCACTGGCTTCCCGGGTACACACACGTCGCGTAACCTACGTCACAAGGAAttgagaggggaaaaaaaaaaacacttagagaaaaagaaagaaagaagcaagCATTTCTTCTCACGGCGCACCGCGGAGGACCAGAACCCTTCCAATCCACTTGGGCCGTTAATCCTACTCCATTATTATAACGGCTGTTGTAACGGTCAATCCACTTATAATGCACATTTAGAAAATGACGTTTATTCCAACGTCACAAGGTTTTTGCAAGAGA
It includes:
- the LOC103702711 gene encoding splicing factor 3B subunit 4-like yields the protein MTTRIAPGVGANLLGQHAAERNQDATTYVGNLDPQVTEELLWELFVQAGPVVNVYVPKDRVTNLHQGYGFVEFRSEEDADYAIKILNMIKLYGKPIRVNKASQDKKSLDVGANLFIGNLDPDVDEKLLYDTFSAFGVIVTNPKIMRDPETGNSRGFGFISYDSFETSDAAIEAMNGQYLCNRQITVSYAYKKDTKGERHGTPAERILASSNPAAQKNRPHTLFASGPPTLPNGPQANGPAGAPIPPRPYANGAMPPVRPPPPMGQFPPPLQMAGPPSWPGQPQPPSQPIPPPSMPPPQLQQFRPPMQPPPTGMMRLPPPPPPSSGVGVPPPAMWRPPPPPQQFGARLTMPMLQMSMPPPPPPNASAPGAPNSTG